A genome region from Frankineae bacterium MT45 includes the following:
- a CDS encoding DNA helicase IV: protein MNLQPTPSIGANDLNRSETSVFDLPEHLSPKADPALIAADEQHFAAIAETMRLTIAELERRLDVELHAPGGIGQEALDRDQEVHRLTARLRTLRRFGLDLCLGNIVAEDGGDPVYVGRLGLTDSDGRRLLVDWRSPAAEPFFAATHAHPMGLVSRRRYHWTAGRIVDYWDEVFTADGLAGADRSFALDDQSAFIASLGANRSSRMRDVLGTIQADQDAIIRADSRGALVVDGGPGTGKTVVALHRTAYLLYSDPRLGHRRGGVLFVGPHQPYLEYVDDVLPSLGEEGVRTCTLRDLVAEGATAPAETDPAVARLKSSAELVRAMETAVAFYEEPPPSGTTVATEWGDLRLSAEDWADAFEAPEPGTPHNEAREQILEALIATLMESFDAAASDDQDEAESTELMRASLRRNRGLLSALSRAWPMLQATDLVADLWSVPAYLRHCAPWLERDEIRLLRRAEPRAWTLSDLPLLDALRQRLGDADASRRRSERAATIAAEGARMARVVEDLIAADDSELLVMSMLKGDDLKGALVDETGLPVAPSDQFSGPFAHIVVDEAQELTDAEWQMLLLRCPSRSFTIVGDRAQARHGFTQSWMERLAEAGLERVTLASLSINYRTPAEVMAAAEPIIRAALPDANVPTSVRSNGLPVVHGSTSDLSTTLETWLATHVDGIACVIGDPTFDATSRVRSLTPELAKGLEFDLVVLVNPESFGGDGDGLTAAVDRYVAMTRATQQLVILTSD from the coding sequence GTGAACCTGCAGCCCACACCCTCGATCGGAGCCAATGATTTGAACCGCAGCGAGACCAGCGTCTTCGACCTGCCGGAGCACCTCTCCCCCAAGGCCGATCCGGCGCTGATCGCGGCGGATGAGCAGCATTTTGCGGCGATCGCCGAGACCATGCGACTGACGATCGCCGAACTTGAGAGGCGTCTGGACGTCGAACTCCACGCTCCGGGCGGCATCGGACAGGAGGCGCTGGATCGGGACCAAGAGGTTCATCGCCTGACTGCCCGGTTGCGCACCCTGCGTCGCTTCGGCCTCGATCTCTGCCTCGGAAATATCGTCGCCGAGGACGGCGGCGACCCTGTGTACGTCGGACGCCTCGGCCTCACCGACTCCGACGGGCGCCGCCTCCTCGTCGACTGGCGTTCGCCGGCCGCCGAGCCGTTCTTCGCCGCCACCCATGCCCATCCCATGGGTCTCGTGAGTCGGCGACGATACCACTGGACGGCCGGGCGGATCGTCGACTACTGGGACGAGGTGTTCACCGCAGACGGGTTAGCCGGCGCAGACCGCTCATTCGCTCTGGACGACCAGTCCGCCTTCATCGCCAGCCTCGGCGCCAACCGCTCCTCCCGCATGCGGGACGTCCTCGGCACTATCCAGGCCGACCAGGACGCGATCATCCGGGCCGATTCGCGGGGCGCCCTCGTCGTAGACGGCGGCCCCGGCACCGGAAAGACCGTCGTCGCGCTGCACCGCACCGCCTACCTGCTCTACTCGGATCCGAGACTCGGCCACCGTCGTGGCGGCGTGCTCTTCGTGGGTCCGCATCAGCCGTACCTGGAGTACGTCGACGATGTTCTGCCCAGCCTCGGCGAGGAGGGGGTACGGACCTGCACCCTGCGCGATCTCGTCGCCGAGGGCGCCACTGCGCCGGCCGAGACCGACCCGGCGGTGGCGCGGTTGAAGTCCTCGGCGGAGCTGGTCAGAGCCATGGAGACGGCCGTCGCCTTCTACGAGGAACCGCCGCCAAGCGGAACAACGGTCGCCACCGAGTGGGGCGACCTCAGGCTAAGCGCGGAGGATTGGGCCGATGCGTTCGAAGCGCCTGAACCCGGTACACCGCACAACGAGGCGCGCGAGCAGATCCTCGAAGCATTGATCGCGACGCTAATGGAGAGCTTCGACGCCGCCGCTAGCGACGACCAGGACGAAGCGGAGTCGACCGAGTTGATGCGCGCGTCTCTACGACGAAATCGTGGGCTGCTCAGCGCCCTCAGCCGAGCCTGGCCGATGCTCCAGGCAACCGACCTAGTGGCGGATCTCTGGTCGGTGCCGGCGTACCTGCGCCACTGCGCGCCCTGGCTGGAGCGAGACGAGATTCGACTGTTGCGGCGGGCAGAACCTCGGGCCTGGACGCTCAGCGACCTGCCGCTGCTGGACGCACTCCGGCAGCGGCTCGGCGACGCCGACGCGTCTCGACGCCGTAGTGAACGGGCGGCGACGATAGCCGCCGAGGGTGCTCGCATGGCCAGAGTTGTGGAGGACCTGATCGCGGCCGACGACTCGGAACTGCTCGTCATGTCGATGCTGAAAGGCGACGACCTGAAGGGCGCGCTGGTCGACGAAACAGGGTTGCCGGTCGCGCCAAGTGACCAGTTCTCCGGGCCATTTGCTCACATCGTGGTCGACGAGGCGCAGGAACTCACCGACGCCGAATGGCAGATGCTGCTACTACGCTGCCCGTCCCGCAGTTTCACGATCGTCGGCGACCGAGCGCAGGCCCGGCACGGATTCACGCAGTCGTGGATGGAGCGCCTGGCCGAAGCCGGCCTCGAGCGGGTCACACTGGCGTCGCTGAGCATCAACTACCGCACGCCAGCCGAGGTGATGGCCGCGGCCGAGCCGATCATCCGGGCAGCGCTCCCGGACGCTAACGTCCCGACCTCGGTGCGCAGCAACGGCCTGCCGGTCGTCCATGGCTCGACGTCCGACCTGAGCACGACGCTGGAGACCTGGCTAGCCACGCACGTCGACGGAATCGCCTGTGTTATCGGTGATCCGACCTTCGACGCGACCTCGCGGGTCCGCTCGCTCACCCCCGAGCTCGCGAAGGGCCTGGAGTTCGATCTGGTCGTCCTGGTGAATCCGGAGTCATTCGGCGGCGATGGTGACGGACTAACCGCTGCGGTCGATCGCTACGTCGCCATGACCCGCGCGACGCAGCAATTGGTCATCCTGACGTCGGACTGA